In Rutidosis leptorrhynchoides isolate AG116_Rl617_1_P2 chromosome 6, CSIRO_AGI_Rlap_v1, whole genome shotgun sequence, the DNA window gctagttgccaaatgatggttcccacatgtgttaggtgactcacatgggctgctaagagctgatcattggagtgtatataccaatagtacatacatctaaaagatgtgtattgtacaagtacgaatacgggtgcacgagtagaattgttgatgaaactgaacgaggatgtaattgtaagcatttttgttaagtagaagtattttgataagtgtcttgaagtctttaaaaagtgtatgaatacatattaaaacactacatgtatatacattttaactgagtcgttaagtcatcgttagtcgttacatgtaaatgttgatttgaaacctttaagttaacgatcttgctaaatgttgttaacccaatgtttattatatctaatgagatgttaaattattatattatcatgatattatgatatattaatatatcttaatatgatatatatacatttaaatgtcgttacaacgataatcgttacatatatgtctcgtttcgaaatccttaagttagtagtcttgtttttacatatgtagttcattgttaatatacataatgacatgtttacttatcatttatcatgattaaacatagtgtaacaatatcttaatatgattcatatgtaattagtaagatgttgttataacgataatcgttatatatatcgtttcgagtttcttaattcaataaacacaattttatgtatataactcattgttaaaatacctaatgagatacttacttatcataatatcatgttaattatatatataatcatatatatgtcatcatatagtttttacaagttttagcgttcgtgaatcaccggtcaacttgggtggtcaattgtctatatgaaacctatttcaattaatcaagtcttaacaagtttgattgcttaacatgttggaaacacttaatcatgtaaatatcaatttcatttaatatatataaacatgaaaaagttcgggtcactacatccggaACGGAGTACGAACACTAATCGTCAACATCTCACCCAAATCAATCTCCGCACTCAAGATTATTGACGGGAGCCGTCTCGTTAACGACTGGCAGAAATACGCTTAATCACTTGTCTTGTCTTGTCTTGTTTCGTTGAGTATGTCGTTCCGTTTTTGGTATAGGTTTTGTATATTGTTTGTGGGGTTTTGTGTTTCGAATTTGACGAGGCTCCGTTGTACTTTACCTTTAGTGTATGTTTTATGCTTGTTCGTATTTTAGTTTCGAGGCTCGCCTAGTTTCGCGTATTTGGCTAATTCATTTTCTAAGTTTTGATTCTCGCCTAGTTTTAGGTATTTGGCTCATTCATTGTGGATGGGTTTTGTtttatactacctccgtcccaccagaagtgtccactttgatttttgacagtctttatttgtcaactttgactataaatatttatgttcgtgttatataatatttgatgaaaattatatgaatggattgagttttaattgtgttttcattgatataactttcattaaatattactccctccgtcccaatttaatagtccacagacaaaagggcacacagttttaggaaatctcactaacttcatttatccaccaatgaaatattttctctcttcagatccaccaatcaaatatcctctttcatttctatttatagaagtggactattaatttgggatatCTCAAAATGGAAAAACAGGACTATCtaattgggacggaggtagtatataacaccaacaaaaatatttaaagtcaaagttcaaTAAGGAAGACTGGAAAAAGTTAAAGTGGACACTTCTGGTGAGATGGAGGGAGTAAAATTTTTGCTTTTTTTGgaaaattaaattgtaaaattaaatgCACATTTTCCGTAATATATAGGTTTTCAAATCACATACGGAGTAATAAAGAACAATCTCACCCACAACTATTCCAAATGCGCTGTCTTGTTAACAGCTGCGATCATTATTAACGAGTCAACTGTAAACCAACACAGCAACCTGAAGTTGACAAACACTTCAAACTATAATcgtatataattaattttaattattattaatttattattataattactgagTCTCACAAGTCACAACCGTGTTTTGGGAGTCCTGTTTCTTTGATTTATTTTCGATAAATTCGAGATACTAAAACCCCATGTTAATTTTGGGATCCTTCTTGAATTCataaacttatttatatacttttgtctcctattcatcatccaaaatcattcCTTTTTTTGAGATGATCAATTTACTGTCCTCGTATAAGTTAGAAACCCCTTTAATCACCTCCTAAAAAAGGTTAAACCTTTTGTGTTTTCTTTTTTATCTGAAGAAACCCAACTTGTAAGTTCTGGTTCTTGATTACTATTTGATTTTGTATTGTGGAAAATATTCATTGATGTTGAATTTCTAATTACACACATGGGTTGTGATGGTTTTTTGGAATGGGTATGCTGATTCTTGTTGAAATGTTCTTTTTTAACTCAATATATCTAATTTTGATGTTGTAATTGTAAAGCTTTTTGGTGCTACAATTGAAGGGGAATAAGTTTATTATTATTGTCTTTTAATTCATTGCCAATTATTACAGTTTTACTCTTTATTATTTTGTTGTGATAAATAGATATGGAATATATGAAAATATGGCATTATGAATTGAGAATTAATCTGTGTTTAACCAGAACTAGCAATTTTCTTAAAAACTTGATTGTATTCATTTAATTCTTGGATTATATGCCATTTTGAGCAATACCCTTTTGGGAATTAAGTGAAATTTGCAATCTTTTTCACATGGGTATATTAAAAAACATCAAATTTGTACACAGTTGGTTATTCTTTTGTATTTTTACACTGTCAGATTTCATGGGATCATTATAAATGTTGGGTAATGTTAAGCAAAACATGTTCTGTTATTGTAGTAGTTCATGCTTATGATGATCATAATATATGAATGTTCTCTATTGATCTCATTGTCTAATTGGATCTTAGCAGAATTAAGTTGAAAGACTCAAAAATGGAGGGAAAAGAAAACATCTGTGAGTACCGAGCTCGACTGGACAAAACGCTCATGTGTCATGATCTGTCTAATGTTGAATCTCTCAAGACCCTTGTTAAAAATCAAATGTCAAATTCAACCGAAAGTGAAGGTCAATTTTATATACTTTTTATGTCTTATATTTTGGCAGTTGATGATATAACATTGTCTAAGCTTTTAACCGTTGATGTTTAAAAAAGTTAATAACTAATTGCAAGAATTTATATTATGCAGAGTATAGTGACAATTTAGTTCAAAAAAGAACCAGAGAAGTAGCTAATTTTATTAGCATGCTTAGAAGTGCTTCTGGTAAATCTGTTGAAGGATCAAGATCGAACGAAATACCACATGAAGGTTGGAAGGTACATCATacgagtatttatatatattttcttgaTTCTTCTAATATCTTGTGTTGGAGGTGGTTTTATTTGTTTCATCCATTTAACGTTTCAATTTTCGAATTTTGTAGTTATCTTATAATAGTGCTTATGCGTGCCATCTTGTTTTTGACAGATAAAACACGATAATCAAGATTGTCGTGTTATGTATAAGGAAGGACCCGAAGGAACTCCGTTTCATAATTTACTTGTTGAAGGATATGTAGATGGTCCTCTCGATGTTTGTAAGTTTGATTCAAGGCATTTCATATATTTGTTCATGCGTGTTTTATTCAAAATATACGTTTGAATGCAGGCATGTGCATATCATGGGAGGCAGAACTTTACCAGAAATGGTATAGACATTCTCTAAAGTTATCGCCTTTTTGCAGTATATTCTTTTATGGTGCAGCGAaacacactttttttttttttttccaaaagtATTGTGAATTTTACTAATGTTTGTTGTGAATTTGTTTCTTGTTAGGTGGCCACAGTTTAATATACCTGCATTTAAGGTTATCTCTTCAGAATGTGTGAAGAATATCAGAATAGGCGAACAAATATCTTTAGTCAGGTTTGTTCTATTTCTAAACTATAAAAACGTTGTATACGGTGGTTAATTGGTTATTCATGGATGTTAATTATTTTAATTTCTACGTATGTGGAAGAAAGGATGAAGATTTCATGGCCGATATCAGCAAGAGAAGCACTAATCCATTATGTTTCACTTGACTACATCCAAGATGATCTCATTATAGTTCTTTTGAACTCGGTAATATTAATGTATCACGCATGTGAAATGTCTAAAATACCCTTAATTTACGACAACTGTGTAAATCTTTTGGGCACATACCAAAATAGTCATTTTGTTTTTATTGGCAGATATCTGAAACAGAGAACATCGATAAAAGTACTCATGGGTTCACAAAAGATGGTATACCTCGTGAAGAAAACGTGACGAGGATTGATGTCGTTGGAGGCCTTGCTTTACAAAAAGTGAGCGCCAACAGAAGCTATTTTAGGTGAATAGTTGTTTTTGATATCGTAAATTTTCTTTACTTGTTTCTTATGTTGGTTCTGTGTTGGTAACAATTTGAAACGATCATGATAAGTCTGATATTAGATGGTCTTAATTGTTTCTAATGGATCAAATCTTGAAATATGGGGTTAGTATCGAAATGTTATGATATACTACTCTTTTCTTTTTTATAAGATTTTTTTATTTGATGAAGAATTTTAGGCAATTATAGAAATTTTCACGTTGTGCAGGGCAATTGCGAACATggatgtaaaactcgattttattcctCCAGCGATTATAAACTTTGTTTCAAGGCAAATTATAGGTAGCGGCTTCAAGCTCTATAAGAAGGTGTAGTTCCAAATCATTTCAAAACAAAAAGCATGAATACATATACAGTAATACATTTgactttgaaagtcaaataatTTATTCTGAACTTCATTACTATAAAACTATATAATAACTGCTCCATGAGATAAATGTCAATGTTAGATGATTGAAAACTCTTTATCATCTTGGTTTTTAATACAGCCTAGTTTTTACCTCATACAGTAATTTAAACTAAATCAAATTTCATATTGATTATACCTTATGACTACAGAAAGTGGCATCTGTAacagaaggcgatgaagatttcaGCAAGGTATTGAAGGAGCCATTTTACGCCCGAATTCGCGAGACATTTTACTCGGAAAATAATGTACCAAACGGTTTCTTGAAACAAGAAGACAACAAGATTAATCACGAAGTCTTGGAACAAAAAGAAATCAAGATTGTTGATGAGGTTACGAAACAAGAAACGGTCAATGCGGGTCAACTTGAAGAAGTCAATGATCACAGATTAGTTAGTGAAATTGAGGAGATTGACGAAAATGGACGGTCAGATGAGGATGATAATACTAGCAACATATCATTAGTGGTTGGTAAAAAGGAAATTATTATAAGTCCTGAGGTGAATCAAGCTTTAGGAACATTGGAAACGGTTATTTCTATCTTTCGGGAATTTGCGTTTAATCCTCGATCGTTGTCTCTTTCGCGGTTTGTCAATAACGTGTTCGCTGATCTTGAAGAAAACAAATTAGACGGTTCTAGACGTTTTGTAACCGAGTTGCCTATGAGGAACTCACATGAATCAAGTAACAGTTTTTCGGGTCATAGCTCCAGGTACATAACATAAATTTTTAAAAGGTCAAGTCTCTATTATC includes these proteins:
- the LOC139852180 gene encoding uncharacterized protein, translated to MEGKENICEYRARLDKTLMCHDLSNVESLKTLVKNQMSNSTESEEYSDNLVQKRTREVANFISMLRSASGKSVEGSRSNEIPHEGWKIKHDNQDCRVMYKEGPEGTPFHNLLVEGYVDGPLDVCMCISWEAELYQKWWPQFNIPAFKVISSECVKNIRIGEQISLVRMKISWPISAREALIHYVSLDYIQDDLIIVLLNSISETENIDKSTHGFTKDGIPREENVTRIDVVGGLALQKVSANRSYFRAIANMDVKLDFIPPAIINFVSRQIIGSGFKLYKKKVASVTEGDEDFSKVLKEPFYARIRETFYSENNVPNGFLKQEDNKINHEVLEQKEIKIVDEVTKQETVNAGQLEEVNDHRLVSEIEEIDENGRSDEDDNTSNISLVVGKKEIIISPEVNQALGTLETVISIFREFAFNPRSLSLSRFVNNVFADLEENKLDGSRRFVTELPMRNSHESSNSFSGHSSRYKDRELGSASREDETSSSHKTHRSSFSFVVNEAITSTFAENGIIKSEVNNTNESHLTKKKMKKLRFCCASFTSGRVNA